From a region of the Haloferax volcanii DS2 genome:
- the glyA gene encoding serine hydroxymethyltransferase, whose product MDYSHVRDVDPAVADALDGEVERQRDTLAMIASENHVSEAVLEAQGSALTNKYAEGYPGKRYYAGCEYADDVETLAVERAKELWGAEHVNVQPHSGTQANMGVYLAMLDPGDKILSLDLTHGGHLSHGHPANFTGKLYDVEQYEVDAETGHIDYDQLAEKAAAFEPDIIVSGYSAYPRAVEWETIQEVADDVDALHLADIAHITGLVAAGVHPSPVGVADFVTGSTHKTIRAGRGGIIMCDEKYASDIDSAVFPGAQGGPLMHNIAGKAVGFKEALQPEFEEYAQQVVDNAKALAETFEDHGLSVVSGGTDTHLVLVDLRDSHPDLTGGTAEEALESTGIVLNANTVPGETRSAFNPSGIRAGTPGLTTRGFGEDEIREVGELIVKVVDAPEDDDVLAEVSERVQELCDANPLYE is encoded by the coding sequence ATGGACTACAGCCACGTCCGCGACGTCGACCCCGCCGTGGCAGACGCCCTCGACGGCGAGGTCGAACGCCAGCGCGACACGCTCGCGATGATCGCCTCGGAGAACCACGTCAGCGAAGCGGTCCTCGAAGCGCAGGGGAGCGCGCTGACGAACAAGTACGCCGAGGGCTACCCCGGCAAGCGCTACTACGCTGGCTGTGAGTACGCCGACGACGTGGAGACCCTCGCCGTCGAGCGCGCGAAGGAACTCTGGGGCGCGGAGCACGTCAACGTGCAGCCCCACTCCGGCACGCAGGCCAACATGGGCGTCTACCTCGCCATGCTCGACCCCGGCGACAAGATTCTCTCCTTGGACCTGACTCACGGCGGCCACCTGAGCCACGGTCACCCCGCGAACTTCACGGGCAAGCTCTACGACGTCGAACAGTACGAAGTCGACGCCGAAACCGGCCACATCGACTACGACCAGCTCGCGGAGAAGGCCGCGGCGTTCGAGCCGGACATCATCGTCTCCGGCTACTCCGCGTACCCGCGGGCCGTCGAGTGGGAGACGATTCAGGAGGTCGCAGACGACGTTGACGCGCTCCACCTCGCCGACATCGCCCACATCACGGGCCTCGTCGCGGCCGGCGTCCACCCCTCGCCGGTCGGCGTCGCGGACTTCGTCACCGGCTCGACCCACAAGACCATCCGCGCCGGTCGCGGCGGCATCATCATGTGCGACGAGAAGTACGCCTCCGACATCGACAGCGCCGTCTTCCCCGGCGCGCAGGGCGGCCCCCTCATGCACAACATCGCCGGCAAGGCCGTCGGCTTCAAAGAGGCGCTTCAGCCCGAGTTCGAGGAGTACGCCCAGCAGGTCGTCGACAACGCGAAGGCTCTCGCCGAGACGTTCGAAGACCACGGTCTCAGCGTCGTCTCCGGTGGCACCGACACGCACCTCGTGCTCGTCGACCTCCGCGACTCGCACCCCGACCTCACCGGCGGCACCGCCGAGGAGGCGCTCGAATCGACGGGCATCGTCCTCAACGCGAACACCGTCCCCGGCGAGACGCGCTCGGCGTTCAACCCCAGCGGTATCCGCGCCGGCACGCCCGGGCTCACCACCCGCGGCTTCGGTGAAGACGAGATTCGCGAAGTCGGCGAACTCATCGTGAAGGTCGTCGACGCCCCCGAAGACGACGACGTGCTCGCGGAGGTCTCCGAGCGCGTGCAGGAACTCTGCGACGCCAACCCGCTGTACGAGTAA
- a CDS encoding DUF211 domain-containing protein has protein sequence MAPIRRLVLDVLKPHSPSTVEVAREVADAAGVAGVNATLLETDREVQNLRLVVEGEAIDADEVERRVRDLGGTVHSVDEVVAGETLVEYRNQPQDPSPS, from the coding sequence ATGGCTCCGATTCGTCGGCTCGTTCTCGACGTGTTGAAACCGCACAGCCCCTCGACGGTGGAGGTCGCCCGCGAGGTCGCGGACGCGGCCGGCGTGGCCGGCGTGAACGCGACGCTCCTCGAAACCGACCGCGAGGTACAGAACCTCAGGCTCGTCGTGGAGGGCGAGGCCATCGACGCCGACGAGGTCGAACGCCGCGTCCGCGACCTCGGCGGGACGGTCCACTCGGTGGACGAAGTCGTCGCCGGCGAGACGCTGGTGGAGTACCGAAACCAGCCGCAGGACCCGTCACCGTCGTGA
- a CDS encoding VIT1/CCC1 transporter family protein, whose product MFGRLGALLRDDRVRAISRRYFVSNGFDGALTCIGLVIGAYLTGVTDGVTVVEIGVGAAVGLTTSGVWSVWEIERAEKRAELGRIEDAMLADLGGTAVERDQVAARGINAAASGLGPLVGIVVPLLPFLAVGTLLTMTWATLASVGLGTAILFAFGAYMGSISEQRWYVAGLRMALAGVAVAAVNLLFG is encoded by the coding sequence ATGTTCGGTCGACTCGGCGCGCTCCTGCGCGACGACCGCGTCCGCGCCATCTCCCGGCGGTACTTCGTCTCGAACGGCTTCGACGGCGCGCTGACCTGCATCGGTCTCGTCATCGGCGCGTACCTCACCGGCGTCACGGACGGGGTGACGGTCGTCGAAATCGGCGTCGGCGCGGCGGTGGGGCTGACGACCTCCGGCGTCTGGAGCGTCTGGGAGATAGAGCGCGCTGAAAAGCGGGCCGAACTCGGGCGCATCGAAGACGCCATGCTGGCCGACCTCGGCGGGACCGCGGTCGAACGCGACCAGGTCGCGGCGCGGGGAATCAACGCGGCCGCAAGCGGACTCGGCCCGCTCGTCGGCATCGTCGTCCCGCTCCTCCCGTTTCTCGCGGTCGGCACGCTGCTGACGATGACGTGGGCGACGCTCGCCTCGGTCGGCCTCGGAACGGCCATCCTCTTTGCGTTCGGCGCGTACATGGGGTCGATATCGGAACAGCGGTGGTACGTCGCCGGCCTGCGGATGGCGCTGGCGGGCGTCGCGGTGGCCGCCGTGAATCTGCTGTTCGGGTGA
- the folD gene encoding bifunctional methylenetetrahydrofolate dehydrogenase/methenyltetrahydrofolate cyclohydrolase FolD, giving the protein MTTIIDGNAVAEEIRDGLADAIDALDEAGVKPGLATVLMSDDPASETYVSMKQRDCEEVGIEAFDYELDPETPADELYSLVDDLNDDDEVHGILVQMPVPDHVDDRTVLRRIDPAKDVDGFHPENVGRLVAGDARFKPCTPHGVQKLLAAADVETEGADVVVVGRSDIVGKPMANLLIQKAEGGNATVTVCHSRTDDLAAKTREADIVVAAAGVPELVTGDMLSEGVVVIDVGVNRVDADNEKGYELVGDVEFDSAKEKASAITPVPGGVGPMTRAMLLWNTVKAAAEAEGVDVDLP; this is encoded by the coding sequence ATGACGACCATCATCGACGGCAACGCCGTCGCCGAGGAGATTCGCGACGGGCTGGCCGACGCCATCGACGCGCTCGACGAGGCCGGCGTGAAGCCGGGGCTCGCCACCGTGCTGATGAGCGACGACCCCGCCAGCGAGACGTACGTCTCGATGAAACAGCGCGACTGCGAGGAGGTCGGCATCGAGGCGTTCGACTACGAACTCGACCCCGAGACGCCCGCCGACGAGCTGTACTCGCTCGTCGACGACCTCAACGACGACGACGAGGTCCACGGCATCCTCGTCCAGATGCCCGTCCCCGACCACGTCGACGACCGGACGGTCCTCCGCCGCATCGACCCCGCCAAGGACGTCGACGGCTTCCATCCCGAGAACGTGGGCCGCCTCGTCGCCGGCGACGCCCGCTTCAAGCCCTGTACGCCCCACGGCGTCCAGAAGCTCCTCGCCGCCGCCGACGTGGAGACCGAGGGCGCGGACGTGGTCGTCGTCGGTCGCTCGGACATCGTCGGCAAGCCGATGGCGAACCTGCTCATCCAGAAGGCCGAGGGCGGCAACGCCACGGTCACGGTCTGCCACTCCCGCACTGACGACCTCGCCGCAAAGACCCGCGAGGCCGATATCGTCGTCGCGGCCGCAGGCGTCCCCGAACTCGTCACCGGCGACATGCTCTCCGAGGGCGTCGTCGTCATCGACGTGGGCGTCAACCGTGTCGACGCGGACAACGAGAAGGGCTACGAGCTCGTCGGCGACGTGGAGTTCGACTCCGCGAAGGAGAAGGCCAGCGCCATCACACCGGTCCCCGGCGGCGTCGGCCCGATGACCCGCGCGATGCTCCTCTGGAACACCGTGAAGGCCGCCGCCGAGGCCGAGGGCGTCGACGTCGACCTCCCCTGA
- a CDS encoding DUF7385 family protein, with protein MTAGFDIHEVRHRVKLLRDDGDTMLVENRDGVACPACGDDFSQLLISDRTAHSFDVDADTRFCVRRDGDRLLVATHE; from the coding sequence ATGACTGCCGGATTCGACATCCACGAGGTTCGCCACCGGGTGAAACTACTCCGCGACGACGGCGACACGATGCTCGTCGAGAACCGCGACGGCGTGGCCTGTCCGGCCTGCGGCGACGACTTCTCGCAACTGCTCATCTCCGACCGAACCGCGCACAGCTTCGACGTGGACGCCGACACCCGATTCTGCGTCCGGCGGGACGGCGACCGACTGCTCGTGGCGACGCACGAGTGA
- a CDS encoding DUF7117 family protein yields the protein MEIRGERECKECDHRWSYYETGSVSCPQCGSLRSVGVGGRERHTATQTDLDLSAHRSAVGDGSIRDAAPALKSDLRDYVRQTGYIRGGELLPLGDTPLAAHELLHAVDVVARSNRPTDDEQLYVISLLQRADEGERLAPDPVPDSMTDARGLAYAEAIDAYCRDLSTWLDDNPNPEVRTTLETLSNHRKRVEALDGAVSLSESEALVEAAREIHTALIDNDLDALASARDTLAALF from the coding sequence ATGGAGATACGCGGCGAGCGCGAGTGCAAGGAGTGCGACCACCGATGGTCGTACTACGAGACGGGAAGCGTATCGTGCCCGCAGTGCGGGAGCCTCCGGAGCGTCGGCGTTGGCGGCAGGGAGCGCCACACCGCCACGCAGACCGACCTCGATCTCTCGGCGCACCGCTCCGCCGTCGGCGACGGGTCGATTCGAGACGCCGCGCCGGCGTTGAAATCCGACCTCCGCGACTACGTCCGGCAGACGGGCTACATCCGCGGGGGCGAACTGCTCCCCCTCGGAGACACCCCGCTCGCGGCCCACGAACTCCTCCACGCGGTCGACGTGGTCGCCCGGTCGAACCGACCCACGGACGACGAACAGCTTTACGTCATCAGCCTGCTCCAACGCGCCGACGAGGGCGAACGCCTCGCGCCGGACCCCGTGCCCGACTCGATGACCGACGCCCGCGGTCTCGCCTACGCCGAGGCCATCGACGCCTACTGTCGCGACCTCTCGACGTGGCTCGACGACAACCCGAACCCCGAGGTCAGGACGACGCTCGAAACCCTCTCGAACCACCGCAAACGCGTCGAGGCGCTCGACGGGGCCGTCTCGCTGTCGGAGTCCGAGGCGCTCGTCGAGGCCGCCCGCGAGATTCACACCGCGCTCATCGACAACGACCTCGACGCGCTCGCGTCGGCCCGCGACACGCTCGCGGCGCTGTTCTGA
- a CDS encoding PadR family transcriptional regulator, whose protein sequence is MYDLTGFQRDLLYVIAGLEEPHGLAIKEELEAYYEKEIHHGRLYPNLDTLVEKGLVDKGQRDRRTNYYTLTRRGRREIKARDEWEAEYVPEDFEA, encoded by the coding sequence ATGTACGACCTGACAGGATTCCAGCGAGACCTGCTGTACGTCATCGCTGGTCTCGAAGAGCCGCACGGACTCGCCATCAAAGAAGAACTCGAAGCCTACTACGAAAAGGAGATTCACCACGGGCGGCTCTATCCCAACCTCGACACGCTCGTCGAGAAGGGGTTGGTCGACAAGGGCCAGCGCGACCGCCGAACCAACTACTACACGCTCACCCGCCGCGGTCGCCGCGAAATCAAGGCCCGCGACGAGTGGGAAGCGGAGTACGTCCCCGAAGACTTCGAGGCGTGA
- a CDS encoding AI-2E family transporter, with protein MWWSLALVLAGALTYVVYSFIGTFVFGLFIYYATRPIYWRIRRRVKPPSLAAAVALFALALPVLGLVVYAATIALREFLRYADRLSTDEVPIDLEAYGIDPTLLEGIASPQALLEYDFRSVLTPEALGSVFDSLSVAANTFAFLGVGAIHLFVMIAFAFYLLRDGHRLRRWGQSMFADDHGILEAYMRGVDRDFNNIFFGNILNAILTGTIGVIAYSLLNVLAPAGVRIPAPALIGLLAGVASLIPVVGMKLVYVPIAGYMGLEAAIANPPGLWFVLLFAAVSFVIVDTIPDLVLRPYVSGRSLHVGAVMLAYTFGPLLFGWYGIFLMPMILVLFVNFARLVLPELLAGKPIRPYMVDPAHLVDGPPVEELTADEADDTQREPAETERSSEGESDVPETFTDRDETRSGRDSRSPSDAGVDG; from the coding sequence ATGTGGTGGTCGCTCGCGTTGGTCCTCGCGGGCGCGCTCACCTACGTCGTCTACTCTTTTATCGGGACGTTCGTCTTCGGGCTCTTCATCTACTACGCCACGCGGCCCATCTACTGGCGGATTCGTCGCCGGGTGAAACCCCCGAGTCTGGCGGCTGCCGTGGCGCTTTTCGCCCTCGCACTCCCCGTGCTCGGCCTCGTCGTCTACGCCGCGACCATCGCGCTCCGCGAGTTCCTGCGGTACGCCGACCGGCTCTCGACGGACGAGGTTCCCATCGACCTCGAAGCCTACGGCATCGACCCGACGCTGTTGGAGGGAATCGCCAGCCCGCAGGCGCTGTTGGAGTACGACTTCCGGTCGGTGCTGACGCCCGAGGCGCTCGGCTCGGTGTTCGATTCGCTGAGCGTCGCCGCCAACACGTTCGCTTTCCTCGGTGTCGGTGCGATTCACCTGTTCGTCATGATTGCGTTCGCGTTCTACCTCCTCCGCGACGGCCACCGCCTGCGACGGTGGGGCCAATCGATGTTCGCCGACGACCACGGCATCCTCGAAGCCTACATGCGCGGCGTGGACCGCGACTTCAACAACATCTTCTTCGGCAACATCCTTAACGCCATCCTCACGGGCACCATCGGCGTCATCGCGTACTCGCTTTTGAACGTCCTCGCGCCGGCGGGCGTCCGCATCCCCGCGCCGGCGCTCATCGGACTGCTCGCGGGCGTGGCGAGCCTCATTCCCGTCGTCGGCATGAAGCTCGTCTACGTCCCCATCGCGGGCTACATGGGACTCGAAGCGGCGATTGCGAACCCGCCCGGACTCTGGTTCGTCCTGCTTTTCGCCGCCGTCTCGTTCGTCATCGTGGACACGATTCCGGACCTCGTGCTCCGGCCGTACGTCTCCGGTCGGAGCCTCCACGTCGGAGCCGTGATGCTCGCGTACACGTTCGGCCCGCTGCTTTTCGGCTGGTACGGCATCTTCCTCATGCCGATGATACTCGTGTTGTTCGTGAACTTCGCCCGACTCGTCCTGCCGGAGCTCTTGGCTGGAAAACCGATTCGGCCGTACATGGTTGACCCGGCGCACTTGGTCGACGGCCCGCCGGTTGAGGAGCTAACCGCTGACGAGGCGGACGACACGCAGCGAGAGCCAGCCGAAACCGAACGGTCGTCGGAGGGCGAGTCGGACGTTCCGGAGACGTTTACCGACCGGGACGAGACGAGGTCAGGTCGAGACTCGCGGTCTCCGTCCGACGCCGGCGTTGACGGGTAG
- a CDS encoding class-III pyridoxal-phosphate-dependent aminotransferase: MDRETAVPRVDSMPGEKAREWVAYHHEHAAPSTYVYDFVWDITAESEGPFCTDIDGNVLLDFTSHVAAAPLGYNNPKLTDRMAEFDLVDPTKIAGQDFYVSDGSAPGEERLPGPAALMDRLTDLTSHYGMDTVFLSNSGAEAVENAIKIAYDHADGAKYGVTFEGAFHGRTLGALSLNRSKSVYRRKFPEISGVLDVPFCDDRTCSPETCSCGFFPDADSAVSKLRQKLHPKKGHIDADEVAYVIVEPIQGEGGYRFPSDAFVEELAAVVDDYDLTLIADEIQTGVGRTGELWGSDHYPLEPDIITGAKGLRVGATISNDGIFPDETSRLSSTWGAGDIVSSMQGVFTLEAIEEYDLLDNAVARGRQFIERMRDDAPDTVVDVRGKGLLLAVEFDTKERRDAVQEAALKRGLLTLSCGYKVLRILPPLDVTAREIDLGATMLLDAIEDVS, from the coding sequence ATGGACCGAGAGACGGCGGTGCCACGCGTCGATTCGATGCCCGGCGAGAAAGCGCGCGAGTGGGTCGCGTACCACCACGAACACGCCGCGCCGAGCACGTACGTCTACGACTTCGTCTGGGACATCACCGCGGAGTCGGAAGGCCCCTTCTGCACCGACATCGACGGCAACGTCCTCCTCGATTTCACGAGCCACGTCGCGGCCGCGCCGCTCGGCTACAACAACCCGAAACTCACGGACCGCATGGCCGAGTTCGACCTCGTGGACCCGACGAAAATCGCCGGCCAGGACTTCTACGTCAGCGACGGCTCCGCGCCCGGCGAGGAGCGACTCCCCGGTCCCGCCGCGCTCATGGACAGACTGACCGACCTCACGAGCCACTACGGGATGGACACGGTGTTCCTGTCGAACTCCGGGGCCGAAGCCGTCGAGAACGCCATCAAAATCGCCTACGACCACGCCGACGGCGCGAAGTACGGCGTCACCTTCGAGGGCGCGTTCCACGGCCGCACCCTCGGCGCGCTCTCGCTCAACCGCTCGAAGTCCGTCTATCGCCGCAAGTTCCCCGAGATTTCGGGCGTCCTCGACGTACCGTTCTGCGACGACCGGACCTGCTCCCCCGAGACGTGTTCCTGCGGCTTCTTCCCCGACGCCGACTCCGCCGTCTCCAAACTCCGACAGAAGCTCCACCCGAAGAAGGGCCACATCGACGCCGACGAGGTCGCCTACGTCATCGTCGAACCGATACAGGGCGAGGGCGGCTACCGCTTCCCCTCCGACGCCTTCGTCGAGGAACTCGCCGCCGTCGTCGACGACTACGACCTGACGCTCATCGCCGACGAGATTCAGACCGGCGTCGGCCGCACCGGCGAGCTGTGGGGTTCTGACCACTACCCGCTGGAACCCGACATCATCACCGGCGCGAAGGGCCTCCGCGTCGGCGCGACAATCTCGAACGACGGGATATTCCCCGACGAGACCTCGCGGCTCTCCTCGACGTGGGGCGCGGGCGACATCGTCTCCTCGATGCAGGGCGTGTTCACCCTCGAAGCCATCGAGGAGTACGACCTACTCGACAACGCCGTCGCCCGCGGCCGCCAGTTCATCGAGCGGATGCGCGACGACGCGCCCGACACCGTCGTCGACGTGCGCGGCAAGGGCCTGCTGCTCGCCGTCGAGTTCGATACCAAAGAACGCCGCGACGCCGTGCAGGAAGCCGCTCTCAAGCGCGGTCTCCTCACTCTCTCGTGCGGCTACAAGGTGCTTCGAATCCTCCCGCCGCTCGACGTGACCGCCCGCGAAATCGACCTCGGCGCGACGATGCTGCTGGACGCCATCGAAGACGTGTCGTAA
- the fen gene encoding flap endonuclease-1 — protein MGNADLRTLAALSEVSFDEVSGSVVAVDAHNWLYRYLTTTVKWTSSETYTTSEGEEVANLVGIVQGIPKFFEHDLTPVFVFDGGVTEMKDDEVAKRREQREKAEERLEEAREAGDAVEAARMEARTQRLTETIQDTSRELLSLLDVPVVEAPAEGEAQASYMARKGDADYVGSEDYDTLLFGAPYTLRQLTSKGNPELMDLDATLDKHDITYEQLVDIAMLCGTDFNEGITGIGPKTAVKVVTEHGDLWSVLEARGASIPNADRVREFFLDPPVTDDYDYDTDIDPDVAAAREFVTETWEVDPEEVRRGFERIEESVTQTGLDRWT, from the coding sequence ATGGGAAACGCAGACCTGCGGACGCTCGCCGCGCTCTCCGAGGTGTCGTTTGACGAGGTGTCCGGGAGCGTCGTCGCCGTCGACGCCCACAACTGGCTGTACCGCTATCTCACGACGACGGTCAAGTGGACGAGTTCGGAGACGTACACGACGAGCGAGGGCGAGGAGGTCGCCAACCTCGTCGGCATCGTCCAGGGGATCCCCAAGTTCTTCGAACACGACCTGACGCCCGTCTTCGTCTTCGACGGCGGCGTCACCGAGATGAAAGACGACGAGGTGGCCAAGCGCCGCGAACAGCGCGAGAAGGCCGAAGAACGCCTCGAAGAGGCCCGCGAGGCCGGCGACGCGGTCGAGGCAGCCCGGATGGAAGCGCGCACCCAGCGGCTCACCGAGACGATTCAGGACACCAGCCGCGAACTCCTCTCGCTGCTCGACGTGCCGGTGGTCGAAGCGCCCGCGGAAGGCGAGGCGCAGGCGTCCTACATGGCCCGTAAGGGCGACGCCGACTACGTGGGCAGCGAGGACTACGACACACTCCTGTTCGGCGCGCCCTACACGCTCCGACAGCTCACGAGCAAGGGGAACCCCGAACTGATGGACCTCGACGCGACGCTCGACAAACACGACATCACCTACGAGCAACTCGTCGACATCGCCATGCTCTGCGGGACCGACTTCAACGAGGGCATCACGGGAATCGGCCCGAAGACGGCCGTGAAGGTCGTCACGGAACACGGCGACCTCTGGTCGGTCCTCGAAGCCCGCGGCGCGAGCATCCCCAACGCCGACCGCGTGCGCGAGTTCTTCTTGGACCCGCCGGTCACCGACGACTACGACTACGACACCGACATCGACCCCGACGTGGCCGCCGCCCGCGAGTTCGTCACCGAGACGTGGGAGGTCGACCCCGAGGAAGTCCGCCGCGGCTTCGAGCGAATCGAGGAGTCGGTCACGCAGACCGGCCTCGACCGCTGGACGTAG
- a CDS encoding GNAT family N-acetyltransferase, translated as MEFDLLGWPEDGPRLRLDYRRFAYAGKFVTAATGKTVLRDPDDSLPPLDDDRPAPTGGPDSLPPLAEDVVAAVAFNEDRTDPTTLWLRYVTVRRDRRGDGLGPDLLRRTCDAADRGYETVRIAANNPFAYEACHKAGFGFTGRETGVAELVLERPAGAPAAVSREAYQSGLDRYRARDLDDPERAFLAAREGVEPPEIDAGHSDD; from the coding sequence ATGGAGTTCGACCTGCTCGGCTGGCCCGAAGACGGGCCGCGACTCCGCCTCGACTACCGGCGGTTCGCCTACGCGGGGAAGTTCGTCACCGCGGCGACGGGCAAGACGGTGCTCCGCGACCCCGACGACTCTCTGCCGCCCCTCGACGACGACCGACCCGCGCCGACCGGCGGCCCCGATTCCCTGCCGCCGCTGGCCGAGGACGTGGTCGCCGCGGTCGCGTTCAACGAGGACCGGACGGACCCGACGACGCTCTGGCTCCGGTACGTCACGGTTCGGCGGGACCGCCGGGGCGACGGACTCGGTCCCGACCTCCTCCGCCGGACCTGCGACGCCGCCGACCGCGGCTACGAGACGGTCCGCATCGCCGCGAACAACCCCTTCGCCTACGAGGCGTGCCACAAGGCCGGGTTCGGCTTCACGGGCCGCGAAACGGGCGTCGCCGAGTTGGTGCTGGAGCGCCCCGCCGGCGCGCCCGCGGCGGTCTCCCGCGAGGCGTACCAGTCCGGTCTCGACCGCTATCGCGCCCGCGACCTCGACGACCCGGAGCGGGCGTTTCTCGCGGCGCGCGAAGGAGTTGAACCCCCCGAAATCGACGCCGGTCACTCGGACGATTGA
- a CDS encoding class I SAM-dependent methyltransferase, translating into MHGAGDVRFFDRFAPVYDLVMPPADPGALETALDRADRDVERVVDIGGGSGRATLALDVPERIVLDRSAGMLRRARGRGLDCVRGDARKLPFADDSLDAVTVVDAFHHMPNQRGVAEEVFRVLAPGGVFAVNEFDPETLLGRGLVAAERVVGFGSAFATPDELVRFLERVGFEAAVVERGFEYTVVGKKRESH; encoded by the coding sequence ATGCACGGCGCTGGCGACGTTCGGTTCTTCGACCGCTTCGCACCCGTCTACGACCTCGTGATGCCGCCGGCCGACCCCGGCGCGCTCGAAACGGCGCTCGACCGCGCCGACCGGGATGTCGAGCGCGTCGTCGACATCGGCGGCGGCTCCGGGCGGGCGACCCTCGCGCTCGACGTTCCCGAGCGAATCGTCCTCGACCGCTCGGCCGGGATGCTCCGCCGGGCGCGCGGGCGGGGCCTCGACTGCGTCCGCGGCGACGCCCGGAAACTGCCCTTCGCCGACGACTCCCTCGACGCCGTGACCGTCGTGGACGCCTTCCACCACATGCCGAACCAACGCGGCGTCGCCGAGGAGGTCTTCCGCGTGCTCGCGCCCGGCGGGGTGTTCGCCGTCAACGAGTTCGACCCCGAGACGCTTCTCGGCCGGGGGCTGGTCGCCGCCGAGCGGGTCGTCGGCTTCGGGTCGGCGTTCGCCACGCCCGACGAACTCGTGCGCTTTCTCGAACGCGTCGGCTTCGAGGCCGCCGTGGTCGAACGCGGCTTCGAGTACACGGTGGTCGGAAAAAAGCGGGAGAGCCATTAG
- a CDS encoding DUF3054 domain-containing protein, which produces MATSTSFLEERLDAGALPIAVGDVLAIFLLVTVGVIQHNGVSYLSADPVGWVLTAVPFLIGWLFTAPLLGAYSPGAAESAKSAVPLGVRSWLAATVVGMAIRWTPLFEGGVELTFVAVMLVLGSVALGVWRTLYFKLV; this is translated from the coding sequence ATGGCAACCTCGACGTCGTTCTTAGAGGAGCGACTCGATGCCGGGGCGTTACCCATCGCCGTGGGCGACGTGCTCGCCATCTTCCTCCTCGTCACCGTCGGCGTGATTCAGCACAACGGAGTGTCGTACCTCTCGGCCGACCCGGTCGGCTGGGTGCTCACCGCGGTCCCGTTCCTCATCGGATGGCTCTTCACCGCTCCGCTGTTGGGCGCGTACTCGCCCGGCGCGGCGGAATCAGCGAAATCGGCCGTCCCGCTCGGCGTCCGCTCGTGGCTCGCGGCGACCGTCGTCGGCATGGCGATTCGCTGGACGCCGCTTTTCGAAGGCGGCGTCGAACTCACGTTCGTCGCGGTCATGCTGGTGCTCGGCTCCGTCGCCCTCGGCGTCTGGCGGACGCTGTACTTCAAGCTCGTCTGA